The following proteins are encoded in a genomic region of Pikeienuella piscinae:
- a CDS encoding DUF4170 domain-containing protein — protein sequence MTVRLHLVFGGELKDASRTEFVDPDNLDVIGVFPNYAKAYDAWKSASQRSVDSATTRYFIAHLHRLRDEERRDSKTEEIG from the coding sequence ATGACGGTCAGACTTCACCTCGTCTTCGGGGGCGAGCTAAAGGACGCGAGCCGCACCGAGTTCGTCGACCCCGACAATCTCGACGTGATCGGAGTCTTTCCGAATTACGCCAAGGCCTATGACGCCTGGAAGAGCGCCTCGCAACGCAGTGTCGACAGCGCGACGACCCGCTATTTCATCGCCCATCTTCACCGGTTGCGGGACGAGGAGCGCCGGGATTCCAAGACCGAAGAGATCGGCTGA
- a CDS encoding PEP-CTERM sorting domain-containing protein (PEP-CTERM proteins occur, often in large numbers, in the proteomes of bacteria that also encode an exosortase, a predicted intramembrane cysteine proteinase. The presence of a PEP-CTERM domain at a protein's C-terminus predicts cleavage within the sorting domain, followed by covalent anchoring to some some component of the (usually Gram-negative) cell surface. Many PEP-CTERM proteins exhibit an unusual sequence composition that includes large numbers of potential glycosylation sites. Expression of one such protein has been shown restore the ability of a bacterium to form floc, a type of biofilm.): MRLRMFSEALPIVDETHRVVRMGSGMRIFFRGALAASIMTLSAAGAAHAVSFGVVGVSSSNTTATVDFSYDGIDTLTIDIMNTASVSPDPIVTGFAFNAPTDVAGISGFTATGTQGNANWFEFLEPDDINTPGNNGQFDIGATTANNAPNNFNSGINGGSTNFGIAANDTGSFTFTLTGDATFLAGLTADSFLSLNSTGGNNAFPFAVRFQQLDDNGVTSDIAFGGPTTVVPVPAALPLFLTALAGLSFASRRRRNAA, translated from the coding sequence ATGCGGCTGCGCATGTTCAGTGAAGCGCTACCGATTGTGGATGAAACCCACCGGGTTGTTAGAATGGGGTCAGGCATGAGAATTTTCTTCCGTGGAGCTCTGGCGGCTTCAATAATGACGCTCTCGGCGGCGGGCGCGGCTCACGCCGTTTCGTTCGGTGTCGTCGGCGTCAGTTCGTCGAACACAACCGCCACCGTGGACTTCAGCTATGATGGGATCGATACGCTAACGATCGACATCATGAATACGGCCTCGGTTTCACCCGATCCGATAGTAACCGGCTTCGCTTTCAACGCGCCGACCGACGTGGCGGGGATCTCCGGCTTCACGGCGACCGGAACGCAAGGGAACGCCAACTGGTTCGAATTCTTGGAGCCTGACGATATCAACACGCCCGGCAATAACGGGCAGTTCGACATCGGCGCGACGACCGCCAACAACGCCCCAAACAACTTCAACTCGGGCATCAATGGCGGCTCAACGAACTTTGGCATCGCCGCCAATGACACGGGCTCGTTCACGTTTACGCTCACCGGCGACGCCACGTTTCTCGCCGGCTTGACCGCGGACAGTTTTCTCAGCCTGAACTCCACGGGCGGAAACAACGCGTTCCCGTTCGCGGTCCGGTTCCAGCAACTCGATGACAACGGCGTGACCAGCGATATCGCGTTCGGCGGCCCGACCACGGTCGTGCCGGTTCCGGCGGCGCTGCCGCTCTTCCTCACCGCGCTCGCGGGACTGTCCTTCGCTTCGCGCCGGCGTCGCAACGCCGCCTGA
- the pncB gene encoding nicotinate phosphoribosyltransferase, producing the protein MVDIATRVHDHNWKIDPIVRSLLDTDFYKILMAQTVFRRHRDVRVEFSLINRSAEVPLAKLIDEGELREQLDHIRSLSLSRGESTWLRGNTFYGKRWMFSPDFMGWFENLRLPPYHLERRGDQYELTFEGAWPEVMMWEVPALAVLMELRGRAVLRGMGKFELQVLYARAMAKVWEKIERLRRLDGLSIADFGTRRRHSYLWQDWCVQAMMEGLGERFTGTSNCLIALRREVEAIGTNAHELPMVYAALAGRDGDDRALQAAPYQVLEDWSRDYDGNLLIVLPDTFSSTTFFDRAPPWLTDWTGVRIDSGDPFEQAEAVIAWWRGHGLDPKEKRIIFSDGLDVDLIEQLHAAYADRVLLGFGWGTNLTNDFRGLAADERLAPFSLVCKAVSADGQPTVKISDNPLKAMGPPDEIERYRRAFEIGAQTPRAVLV; encoded by the coding sequence ATGGTCGATATCGCCACCAGGGTCCATGACCATAACTGGAAAATCGACCCGATTGTCCGCTCGCTGCTCGACACTGATTTCTACAAGATCCTGATGGCGCAGACCGTGTTCCGCCGGCATCGCGACGTGCGGGTCGAATTCAGCCTGATCAACCGCTCCGCCGAGGTGCCGCTGGCGAAGCTGATCGACGAGGGAGAGTTGCGCGAACAGCTCGACCATATCCGTTCGCTCTCGCTTTCGCGCGGCGAGAGCACATGGCTCCGCGGCAACACGTTCTACGGCAAACGCTGGATGTTCAGCCCTGACTTCATGGGCTGGTTCGAGAACCTGCGCCTGCCGCCCTATCATCTGGAGCGCAGAGGGGATCAGTACGAGCTGACCTTCGAGGGGGCCTGGCCCGAGGTGATGATGTGGGAAGTTCCGGCTCTTGCGGTGCTGATGGAGCTGCGGGGGCGCGCTGTCCTGCGCGGCATGGGGAAGTTCGAACTTCAGGTGCTCTACGCCCGCGCCATGGCCAAGGTCTGGGAGAAGATCGAGCGTCTGCGCCGGCTTGATGGGCTTTCGATCGCCGATTTCGGCACCCGCCGCCGGCATTCCTATCTCTGGCAGGACTGGTGCGTTCAGGCCATGATGGAAGGGCTGGGCGAGCGGTTCACCGGCACCTCGAACTGCCTGATCGCGTTGCGCCGCGAGGTGGAGGCGATCGGCACCAACGCGCACGAGTTGCCGATGGTCTACGCGGCGCTGGCCGGGCGCGACGGCGACGACCGCGCGCTTCAGGCCGCGCCCTATCAGGTGCTGGAGGACTGGAGCAGGGATTATGACGGCAACCTTCTGATCGTCCTGCCGGACACGTTTTCCTCCACGACGTTCTTCGATCGCGCCCCGCCCTGGTTGACGGACTGGACCGGCGTCAGGATCGACAGCGGCGATCCGTTCGAGCAAGCGGAAGCGGTGATCGCCTGGTGGCGCGGGCATGGCCTGGACCCGAAGGAGAAGCGAATCATCTTCTCGGACGGTCTGGATGTTGACCTGATCGAGCAACTGCACGCAGCTTACGCCGACCGGGTGCTGCTCGGTTTTGGCTGGGGCACAAACCTGACCAACGATTTTCGCGGTCTCGCGGCGGATGAACGGCTCGCGCCCTTTTCGCTGGTCTGCAAGGCGGTCAGCGCGGATGGTCAGCCGACGGTGAAGATCTCGGACAATCCGCTGAAGGCGATGGGGCCGCCGGATGAGATCGAACGCTACAGACGAGCGTTCGAGATCGGCGCGCAGACTCCCCGCGCTGTTTTGGTCTGA
- the pncA gene encoding bifunctional nicotinamidase/pyrazinamidase: MTGTALIVIDVQNDFCPGGALAVRDGDAVVSPINALSAQYPLRVLTQDWHPADHSSFADNHAGAAPFSTIEADYGPQVLWPAHCVQGTPGAAFHESLRTDADLIIRKGFRAAIDSYSAFFENDHETPTGLAGYLRERGVGALVLCGLATDFCVRFSAVDAAKLGFEATVVEDACRGIDLDGSLAAAWEEMREAGVRRATVAELL; encoded by the coding sequence ATGACTGGGACAGCGCTGATCGTCATTGACGTCCAGAACGATTTCTGCCCCGGCGGCGCGCTGGCGGTGCGCGACGGCGACGCCGTGGTTTCGCCGATCAACGCGCTCTCGGCGCAATATCCGCTTCGCGTGCTCACGCAGGATTGGCATCCGGCGGATCACAGCTCGTTCGCCGACAATCATGCGGGCGCAGCGCCGTTCTCGACGATCGAGGCGGATTACGGGCCGCAGGTGCTCTGGCCGGCGCATTGCGTGCAGGGAACGCCGGGCGCGGCTTTTCACGAGAGCCTTCGAACCGATGCGGACCTGATCATCCGCAAGGGTTTTCGGGCGGCGATCGACAGTTACTCCGCTTTCTTCGAGAACGACCACGAAACCCCGACCGGGCTCGCCGGTTATCTGCGCGAGCGCGGCGTCGGGGCGCTGGTCCTCTGCGGCCTCGCCACGGATTTCTGCGTCCGATTCTCCGCCGTCGATGCGGCGAAACTCGGCTTCGAGGCGACGGTTGTCGAGGACGCTTGCCGAGGGATCGACCTCGACGGCTCGCTCGCCGCAGCATGGGAAGAGATGCGTGAGGCCGGGGTGCGGCGCGCCACGGTCGCGGAGCTTCTCTGA
- a CDS encoding GMC family oxidoreductase has translation MSDEFDYLIVGAGTAGCVLANRLSAAPSTRVALLEAGGTDNYHWIHIPVGYLYCIGNPRTDWGFKTAPEPGLNGRALLYPRGKVLGGCSSINGMLYLRGQAADYDGWRQMGCAGWGWDDVLPLFRASEDYYAGASDMHGAGGEWRVEEQRLRWDVLEEIKAAFIATGVPECDDFNTGDNFGVGYFKVNQKSGWRWSAARGFLNPVKARKNLAVRTGAQIARLLFEGRRATGVKLVDGTELKARREVILCAGAIGTPQILQLSGVGPGALLQKHEIGIVHEAPELGANLQDHLQLRCAFRVSGTKTLNTMANSLWGKAKIGLEYALKRTGPMSMAPSQLCAFTCSSERVATPDLEYHVQPLSLEAFGQPLHDFDAVTISVSNLRPESRGRVEIARPDPLSQPIIAPNYLSTPGDRRIAAAAIRQAREVMAAPPLARRLPEEFMPGPEAVSDKELERAAGDIGSTIFHPVGTARMGSDQGAVVDPELRVRGIERLRVVDASVMPRITSGNTNSPVVMIAEKAARMILAR, from the coding sequence ATGAGTGATGAATTCGACTATCTGATCGTCGGCGCCGGAACGGCGGGCTGCGTTCTCGCCAACCGGCTGTCGGCTGCGCCTTCCACGCGCGTCGCGCTGCTCGAAGCGGGCGGAACTGACAACTACCACTGGATCCACATTCCGGTAGGCTACCTCTATTGCATCGGCAATCCGCGCACCGATTGGGGCTTCAAGACAGCGCCGGAGCCGGGGCTGAACGGGCGCGCGCTGCTCTATCCGCGCGGCAAAGTGCTCGGCGGGTGCTCCTCGATCAACGGAATGCTCTATCTACGCGGACAAGCGGCGGACTACGACGGCTGGCGGCAGATGGGCTGCGCCGGCTGGGGATGGGACGATGTCTTGCCGCTTTTCCGGGCGAGCGAGGATTACTACGCCGGGGCCTCGGACATGCACGGCGCGGGCGGCGAGTGGCGGGTGGAGGAGCAGCGCCTGCGCTGGGACGTGCTCGAGGAGATCAAGGCGGCCTTCATCGCGACCGGCGTTCCCGAGTGCGATGATTTCAACACCGGCGACAATTTCGGCGTCGGCTACTTCAAGGTGAACCAGAAATCCGGCTGGCGCTGGAGCGCGGCGCGCGGCTTTCTCAACCCGGTGAAGGCGCGCAAGAACCTGGCCGTCCGCACTGGCGCGCAGATCGCGCGGCTGCTGTTCGAAGGGCGGCGGGCGACCGGCGTCAAGCTGGTCGACGGGACCGAACTGAAGGCGCGGCGAGAGGTCATCCTCTGCGCGGGCGCGATCGGCACGCCACAGATCCTCCAGCTTTCGGGCGTCGGGCCGGGCGCGCTGCTGCAGAAGCACGAAATCGGGATCGTGCATGAGGCGCCGGAGCTCGGCGCAAACCTGCAGGACCACCTTCAACTCCGATGCGCCTTTCGGGTGAGCGGGACGAAAACGCTGAACACCATGGCTAACTCGCTCTGGGGCAAGGCGAAGATCGGGCTCGAATACGCGCTGAAGCGCACCGGCCCGATGTCGATGGCGCCGAGCCAGCTCTGCGCCTTCACCTGTTCCTCCGAGCGCGTGGCGACGCCCGATCTCGAATACCATGTCCAGCCGCTTTCGCTGGAAGCCTTCGGGCAACCGCTTCACGATTTCGACGCGGTGACGATCAGCGTCAGCAATCTCAGACCTGAAAGCCGCGGCCGGGTGGAGATCGCCCGCCCCGATCCGCTATCGCAGCCGATCATCGCCCCGAACTACCTTTCGACGCCGGGCGACCGGCGCATCGCCGCGGCCGCCATCCGACAGGCGCGTGAAGTCATGGCGGCCCCACCGCTCGCTCGCCGCCTGCCGGAGGAATTCATGCCGGGACCGGAGGCAGTGAGCGACAAGGAACTGGAGCGTGCGGCGGGCGATATCGGCTCCACGATTTTCCACCCGGTCGGCACCGCGCGTATGGGGTCGGACCAGGGCGCGGTCGTCGACCCTGAATTGCGGGTGCGCGGGATCGAGCGGCTTCGCGTGGTCGACGCCTCGGTGATGCCGCGGATCACGTCCGGCAACACCAACTCGCCCGTAGTGATGATCGCGGAGAAAGCCGCGCGGATGATCCTCGCCCGCTGA
- a CDS encoding aromatic ring-hydroxylating oxygenase subunit alpha produces MTRHDPIDGPPDALAELKANVSVPFNRARAMPRSVYTSEAFLKREMEDIFAKEWFCAGRSDQFAKPGDYITLELVGTPIMVLRDREGILRAQSNTCRHRMSTLLEGSGNTSTIVCPYHAWTYGLDGRLRGAPGMNLNESFERDEIRLPQIRCVEWLGWVLVSLNADAADPAEQLSDVEALIGDFHMEDYRQTFQETHRWNTNWKVLAENFMESYHLPVCHGGTIGGFVKLEEMECPPGLPAFNYHWILKDPDFFLSVAHPTNTRLVGERRRTTYLLAIYPSLMITLTPGYFWYLSLHPDGVDGVRILYGGGLSPDFAADPKAEAHFDAVKKLLDEVNEEDKGCTENVYRGLCSALAEPGPLSHLERPNYDFATWIADKLG; encoded by the coding sequence ATGACAAGACATGACCCCATCGACGGCCCGCCCGATGCGCTGGCGGAGTTGAAGGCCAATGTCTCGGTTCCCTTCAATCGCGCACGCGCGATGCCGCGTTCAGTCTATACCTCCGAAGCTTTCTTGAAGCGGGAGATGGAGGACATCTTCGCGAAGGAATGGTTCTGCGCCGGTCGCTCGGACCAGTTTGCGAAGCCGGGCGACTACATCACGCTCGAATTGGTGGGAACGCCGATCATGGTGCTGCGAGACCGTGAGGGGATACTGCGCGCGCAGTCCAACACCTGCAGGCACCGGATGTCGACGCTGCTGGAAGGTTCGGGAAACACGTCCACCATCGTCTGCCCCTATCACGCCTGGACCTACGGGCTCGACGGGCGGCTGCGCGGCGCGCCGGGGATGAATCTGAACGAGTCCTTCGAGCGCGACGAGATACGCCTGCCGCAGATCCGGTGCGTCGAATGGCTCGGCTGGGTGCTGGTGTCGCTGAACGCCGACGCCGCAGACCCGGCCGAACAGCTCTCCGACGTCGAGGCGCTGATCGGCGATTTCCACATGGAGGATTACCGCCAGACCTTCCAGGAGACGCATCGCTGGAACACCAACTGGAAGGTGCTGGCCGAGAATTTCATGGAGAGCTATCACCTTCCCGTCTGTCACGGTGGAACCATCGGCGGCTTCGTGAAGCTGGAGGAGATGGAATGCCCGCCCGGCCTTCCCGCCTTCAACTATCACTGGATTCTGAAAGACCCGGATTTCTTTCTCTCTGTCGCGCACCCGACCAACACGCGGCTGGTGGGTGAGCGGCGGCGGACGACCTATCTGCTGGCGATCTATCCCAGCCTGATGATCACCCTCACGCCCGGCTATTTCTGGTATCTGAGTCTTCACCCGGACGGAGTCGATGGCGTCCGCATCCTCTATGGCGGCGGGCTGTCGCCCGATTTCGCCGCGGACCCGAAGGCGGAGGCGCATTTCGACGCCGTCAAGAAACTGCTCGACGAAGTGAACGAGGAGGACAAGGGCTGCACCGAAAATGTCTATCGCGGGCTCTGCTCCGCCCTCGCGGAGCCCGGCCCGCTGTCGCATCTCGAGCGGCCGAACTACGATTTCGCGACCTGGATCGCGGACAAGCTGGGTTAG
- a CDS encoding ParB N-terminal domain-containing protein, translating into MKQQTLPLKAIRVPAKRARTLEAAKVAALAEDILENGLTTPILVRADGEGYVLVEGLHRLEAAKALGEETIEGILVQARRW; encoded by the coding sequence ATGAAGCAGCAAACCCTCCCGCTGAAAGCGATCCGTGTTCCGGCGAAACGCGCGCGAACGCTGGAGGCGGCGAAAGTCGCCGCGCTTGCCGAAGACATCCTCGAAAACGGCCTGACCACCCCGATCCTCGTTCGCGCCGATGGCGAGGGATATGTCCTCGTCGAGGGGCTGCACCGGCTGGAGGCGGCGAAAGCGCTGGGCGAGGAGACGATCGAAGGCATTCTCGTTCAAGCGCGGCGATGGTGA
- the ggt gene encoding gamma-glutamyltransferase, with product MRKFMVSAPQPEAAEAGLDVLAAGGNVVDAAIAAAFVQTVVDPQMCGIAGFGSLHLHLAGGPHLLIDFHGRAPAAVTPDMWEKRIIRECDDGFGFVLDGRVNEIGRQSATTPMTLRAFDEALTRFGTIPLAKALEPAIALAEDGFAIRPAVHSFWMRGEDKGRIARIHGLTDDPATRKIYCKTDGTPLGVGEVLKNPDMARTLRRIAENGAEDFYSGAIAREIAADMAANGGLLSMDDLAACATEETAPLWISYRGHRVATNQPPGGGLVIALMLRILERFDLAAMGHNSADYIAVVAEAMKIATAEKDARMGDPRFVDIPQDEMLSDAYADAAAARIRRGEKAAVPRLGGGYESRETTHINVADAAGNCVTMTHSLGSSSGVVTEGLGFMYNNCMMVFDPRPGRPGSLAPGKARFTALSPTIVFKGEEPFLLVGAPGGTTITMGNLQAILNVVDFGMTAQEAVSAPRFTATSEVIELTNRILRSTERELQARGYPTKRHPFSHMLPLVHTIRLVDGVLDGGADPAADGMAVGT from the coding sequence ATGCGCAAATTCATGGTTTCCGCCCCGCAACCTGAGGCGGCGGAGGCCGGGCTTGATGTTCTCGCGGCTGGCGGCAACGTGGTCGACGCAGCCATCGCCGCCGCGTTCGTGCAGACGGTGGTCGACCCGCAGATGTGCGGCATCGCCGGTTTCGGCTCCCTGCATCTGCACCTCGCGGGCGGGCCGCACCTGCTGATCGATTTTCACGGCCGCGCACCGGCGGCGGTGACGCCCGACATGTGGGAGAAGCGCATCATCCGCGAATGCGATGATGGGTTCGGTTTCGTCCTCGATGGCCGCGTGAACGAGATCGGCCGCCAGTCCGCGACCACGCCGATGACTCTCCGCGCCTTCGACGAGGCGCTCACGCGCTTCGGCACGATCCCGCTCGCCAAGGCGCTGGAGCCCGCGATCGCTCTGGCCGAGGACGGTTTCGCCATCCGCCCCGCCGTCCATTCCTTCTGGATGCGCGGCGAAGACAAAGGCCGCATCGCCCGCATCCATGGTCTCACCGACGATCCCGCCACGCGAAAGATCTACTGCAAGACGGACGGAACCCCGCTTGGCGTTGGCGAGGTGTTGAAGAACCCTGACATGGCGCGCACGCTTCGCCGCATCGCCGAGAACGGCGCCGAAGATTTCTATTCCGGCGCCATCGCCCGCGAGATCGCCGCAGACATGGCTGCGAATGGCGGGCTTTTGAGCATGGACGACCTCGCCGCTTGCGCGACCGAGGAGACCGCGCCGCTCTGGATCAGCTATCGCGGTCATCGCGTCGCGACCAACCAGCCGCCGGGCGGCGGGCTGGTGATCGCGCTGATGCTCCGCATACTCGAGCGTTTCGACCTTGCGGCGATGGGCCACAATTCGGCCGATTACATCGCCGTCGTGGCTGAGGCGATGAAGATCGCCACCGCCGAGAAGGACGCCCGCATGGGCGATCCGCGCTTCGTCGACATTCCGCAGGACGAGATGCTCTCCGACGCCTACGCCGATGCTGCGGCGGCGCGCATTCGGCGCGGCGAGAAGGCCGCCGTGCCGCGCCTCGGCGGCGGATACGAGAGCCGCGAGACCACCCATATCAATGTCGCGGACGCCGCGGGAAACTGCGTGACGATGACCCATTCGCTCGGCTCGTCATCGGGCGTCGTGACCGAGGGGCTGGGGTTCATGTACAATAACTGCATGATGGTATTCGATCCGCGCCCCGGCCGCCCCGGCTCGCTCGCCCCTGGCAAGGCCCGGTTCACGGCGCTCTCACCCACCATCGTCTTCAAGGGGGAGGAACCCTTTCTTCTGGTCGGCGCGCCTGGCGGCACCACGATCACGATGGGCAATCTTCAGGCGATCCTGAACGTCGTCGATTTCGGCATGACGGCGCAGGAGGCGGTGAGCGCCCCGCGCTTCACGGCGACCTCCGAAGTCATCGAGCTGACGAACCGCATCCTCCGCTCCACCGAGCGCGAGCTGCAAGCGCGCGGCTACCCGACCAAACGCCACCCGTTCAGCCACATGTTGCCGCTCGTCCACACGATCCGCCTTGTGGATGGCGTGCTGGACGGCGGGGCCGACCCGGCGGCGGACGGGATGGCGGTGGGGACTTGA
- a CDS encoding Crp/Fnr family transcriptional regulator, whose product MADFAGIPLLEGLPEDAAAQAAPRCRWKTFEAHELIVDYGDESNDVLFIISGQVRVLMSSAYGRHVILNHLDKGDFFGEMSAIDGRSRSASVIALYNSEICVMPGEVFMEIATSVPLIARRTLEKLTERVRTINERLAEQAFLTARQRLCAELLRQSRPRSGHPGQRIVSPPPIQEDLANLISSRREVVSRELSALTKDGVMERSRGGLILTDVDELSRRVEEAMGPIRP is encoded by the coding sequence ATGGCGGATTTTGCGGGTATTCCGCTTCTCGAAGGGTTGCCGGAAGACGCGGCCGCGCAGGCGGCGCCGCGCTGTCGCTGGAAAACCTTCGAGGCGCATGAACTGATCGTCGACTATGGTGACGAATCGAACGATGTCCTTTTCATCATCTCCGGCCAGGTGCGGGTCCTGATGTCCTCCGCCTACGGGCGGCATGTGATTCTCAATCATCTCGACAAGGGCGATTTCTTTGGCGAGATGTCTGCGATCGACGGGCGGAGCCGCTCCGCCTCGGTCATCGCGCTCTATAATTCCGAGATCTGCGTGATGCCTGGTGAGGTGTTCATGGAGATTGCGACTTCCGTCCCCCTCATCGCGCGGCGGACGCTGGAGAAGCTGACCGAGAGGGTGCGCACGATCAACGAGCGCCTCGCGGAACAAGCGTTCCTCACCGCCCGACAGCGGCTCTGCGCGGAGCTGTTGCGCCAGTCCCGCCCGCGTTCCGGCCATCCCGGCCAGCGTATCGTTTCTCCGCCGCCGATTCAGGAGGATCTCGCCAATCTCATCTCCTCGCGCCGCGAGGTCGTCAGCCGCGAGTTGTCCGCACTGACCAAGGATGGCGTGATGGAGCGGAGCCGCGGCGGCCTCATACTCACCGATGTCGATGAGCTGAGCCGGCGAGTCGAGGAGGCGATGGGGCCGATTCGCCCCTAG
- the tldD gene encoding metalloprotease TldD — MTRDTTNDETPFSPFETDLDREETLATLRGAVAGADDGELFLERRRSESLHFDDGRLRGASYDSAKGFGLRAVAGPVAGYAHSTELTAAALRRAAETARLAAAEGESRPAPPPPVANQRLYPQESPLAGMSFAAKVELLREIDDYLRTRDPRVVQVSASLAGELQEVEILRPEGGSLAEARPLARLSISVIVEKDGRRESGNAGGGGRMGYDALIAPEAWKATAEEALRIALVNLEAEDAPAGVMEVALGAGWPGILLHEAIGHGLEGDFNRKNTSAFSGLMGQRVAAPGVTVVDDGTIPGRRGSLSFDDEGTPTGRTVLIEDGILTGYMQDRQNARLMGMAPTGNGRRQSFAHIPMPRMTNTVMLGGEADPGDVVAAVKDGIYAVGFGGGQVDIVNGKFVFSCTEAYRVRNGKVLHPVKGATLIGDGPTALGKVLMIGNDMALDPGIGTCGKNGQGVPVGVGQPTLLINGLTVGGAAA, encoded by the coding sequence TTGACCCGCGATACGACCAATGACGAGACGCCGTTCAGCCCGTTCGAGACCGATCTCGATCGCGAGGAAACGCTGGCGACCCTGCGCGGCGCGGTCGCCGGCGCCGATGACGGCGAGTTGTTTCTGGAGCGGCGCCGCTCCGAATCCCTGCACTTCGATGACGGCCGGTTGCGCGGCGCGAGCTATGACAGCGCGAAGGGCTTCGGCCTGCGCGCCGTCGCCGGACCGGTCGCCGGCTACGCTCATTCGACCGAACTGACGGCGGCCGCGCTTCGCCGCGCTGCGGAGACCGCGCGCCTTGCCGCGGCGGAGGGAGAGTCCCGCCCCGCCCCGCCGCCCCCCGTCGCCAACCAACGGCTCTATCCGCAGGAGAGCCCGCTCGCCGGGATGAGTTTCGCCGCCAAGGTGGAGCTGCTCCGCGAGATCGATGATTATCTCCGGACGCGCGATCCGCGCGTCGTGCAGGTCTCCGCCTCCCTTGCGGGCGAATTGCAGGAGGTCGAGATTCTCCGCCCCGAAGGCGGCTCTCTGGCCGAGGCGCGCCCGCTGGCGCGGCTGTCGATTTCGGTCATCGTCGAGAAGGATGGGCGGCGCGAAAGCGGCAATGCCGGAGGCGGCGGGCGCATGGGCTATGACGCGCTGATCGCCCCCGAGGCATGGAAGGCGACGGCGGAGGAGGCGCTTCGCATCGCGTTGGTCAATCTTGAAGCGGAGGACGCGCCGGCGGGGGTGATGGAGGTCGCGCTCGGCGCCGGCTGGCCTGGGATCCTGCTCCATGAGGCGATCGGCCACGGCCTGGAGGGCGACTTCAACCGAAAAAATACCTCGGCCTTCTCCGGCCTGATGGGCCAGCGCGTCGCCGCGCCCGGAGTAACTGTCGTCGACGACGGAACGATTCCCGGGCGGCGCGGCTCGCTCTCCTTCGACGACGAGGGCACGCCAACCGGCCGCACCGTGCTGATCGAGGACGGCATCCTCACCGGTTACATGCAGGACCGTCAGAACGCCCGGCTGATGGGCATGGCGCCGACGGGCAACGGCCGGCGCCAGAGTTTCGCGCATATCCCGATGCCGCGGATGACCAACACGGTGATGCTCGGCGGCGAGGCCGATCCCGGCGACGTGGTGGCGGCGGTGAAGGACGGAATCTACGCCGTCGGTTTCGGTGGCGGGCAGGTCGATATCGTTAACGGGAAGTTCGTCTTTTCCTGCACCGAGGCTTATCGGGTCAGGAACGGCAAGGTGCTGCATCCAGTGAAGGGCGCGACGCTGATCGGGGACGGACCGACCGCGCTCGGCAAGGTCCTGATGATCGGAAACGACATGGCGCTCGACCCCGGAATCGGCACCTGCGGCAAGAACGGTCAAGGTGTGCCGGTCGGGGTCGGTCAGCCAACCCTGCTGATCAACGGGCTGACCGTTGGCGGGGCGGCGGCCTGA